The following are from one region of the Chanos chanos chromosome 10, fChaCha1.1, whole genome shotgun sequence genome:
- the LOC115822459 gene encoding cytochrome c yields MGDVAKGKKVFVQKCAQCHTVENGGKHKVGPNLWGLFGRKTGQAEGYTYTDANISKGIIWSDDTLMVYLENPKKYIPGTKMIFAGIKKKKERSDLVAYLKASTS; encoded by the exons ATGGGTGACGTAGCCAAAGGAAAGAAGGTATTTGTTCAGAAGTGCGCACAGTGCCATACGGTCGAAAACGGAGGAAAGCACAAGGTGGGCCCAAACCTGTGGGGCCTTTTCGGTCGTAAGACAGGCCAAGCAGAGGGCTACACTTACACAGACGCCAACATATCCAAAG GTATCATTTGGAGTGATGACACATTGATGGTCTATTTGGAAAACCCGAAGAAATACATTCCAGGAACGAAGATGATTTTCGCGGGcatcaagaagaagaaggaacGTAGCGATCTCGTAGCATATCTGAAGGCATCTACGTCCTAG
- the rbm45 gene encoding RNA-binding protein 45, translating into MDDYNKPASYLDDPPNSRLFLVTSKSITEDTIRQHFSPFGEIQDIWMVKDKNTKESKGVSFVKFAKSSQACTAMEEMHGKTLAEGTKPIKVFIAQSRSSGSHRDVEDEELTRIFVMIPKTFTEDDLKETFKEYGDIEYAVIIKNKSTGESKGLGYVRYHKPSQAATAIENCDKTFRAILAEPRTKNSSADNEYFSNPRSDHAGADHGMSAYPFAPESGHYGAGESWNSDIITRCLMVSSRAALTQEQVYGLFDLIPGLEYCEMQRDQYGFSKGQAMIRYNNLGSAVYAKEKLNGFEYPPGNRLAVTYIDDGEDRTSPVGKMAMQLVAAQMMSMVWNGPSGPQLMKASAGYAAPLVPQKPRIQTDLVLPPQKKLAPPDSPVKERLFVIFNPAPLPVDVLEDVFCRFGSLLEVYLVPGRNVGYIKYADRKHANDAMAALHGKVVNGVKMKVMLADPPKEESHKRQRTY; encoded by the exons atGGACGACTACAACAAGCCAGCGTCGTACCTAGATGACCCCCCAAACAGTCGATTGTTTCTCGTCACTAGCAAATCTATAACAGAGGACACTATTCGGCAACATTTCTCTCCCTTCGGAGAAATACAAGACATCTGGATGGTGAAAGATAAGAATACTAAGGAGTCTAAAGGAGTATCATTTGTCAAATTTGCCAAATCGTCTCAAGCATGCACCGCTATGGAAGAAATGCACGGGAAAACCCTGGCCGAAGGAACCAAGCCTATTAAG GTTTTCATAGCCCAGTCGAGATCCTCCGGGAGCCACAGAGATGTGGAAGACGAAGAACTGACCAGAATTTTTGTGATGATTCCAAAAACGTTTACTGAAGACGACCTGAAAGAAACGTTCAAG GAATATGGAGATATAGAGTATGCCGTCATCATAAAGAATAAATCAACTGGGGAGAGTAAAGGTCTTGGCTATGTGCGCTATCATAAACCCTCGCAAGCTGCCACGGCGATAGAGAACTGTGATAAGA cGTTTAGGGCAATTCTTGCAGAGCCGAGAACCAAAAATTCATCGGCAGACAACGAGTACTTCAGCAACCCGCGGTCAGACCACGCGGGAGCTGACCATGGCATGAGTGCCTATCCCTTCG CACCAGAGTCAGGTCACTATGGCGCGGGAGAATCCTGGAACTCTGACATCATCACCAGGTGTCTGATGGTGTCTTCACGGGCTGCTCTTACCCAGGAGCAAGTGTACGGCCTTTTCGATCTGATCCCAGGTTTAGAGTATTGTGAGATGCAGAGGGATCAGTATGGTTTTAGCAAAG GACAGGCAATGATCCGTTACAACAACCTGGGTTCAGCCGTGTATGCTAAAGAGAAACTCAACGGCTTTGAGTATCCCCCGGGAAACCGTCTGGCCGTGACCTACATCGACGACGGAGAGGACAGGACGAG TCCTGTGGGGAAGATGGCCATGCAGCTGGTGGCAGCCCAGATGATGTCGATGGTTTGGAACGGCCCGTCTGGACCCCAGCTCATGAAGGCCAGTGCT GGTTACGCTGCTCCGCTGGTCCCACAGAAGCCCAGGATCCAGACCGATCTTGTCCTCCCCCCTCAGAAGAAACTGGCCCCCCCAGACAGCCCTGTCAAAGAGAGGCTGTTCGTCATCTTCAACCCTGCCCCACTGCCTGTGGACGTGCTGGAGGATGTGTTCTG tcGCTTTGGCTCTCTGCTGGAGGTGTACCTGGTGCCAGGCCGGAACGTGGGCTACATTAAGTACGCAGACAGGAAGCACGCCAACGACGCCATGGCTGCTCTCCACGGAAAAGTGGTGAACGGGGTGAAGATGAAGGTGATGCTCGCCGACCCGCCCAAAGAGGAGTCGCACAAACGGCAGAGGACGTACTGA